In a genomic window of Curtobacterium sp. MCBD17_035:
- a CDS encoding aminotransferase class I/II-fold pyridoxal phosphate-dependent enzyme, protein MPSLAPHISTVPDSGIRRIYEQALLLDDAIMLVVGEPDVPVARHIGDAARRAWTEDRTNYTPNGGIAPLRRALQEKLSRENRIDAEIEQVWVTVGATQALHQAMALLLAPGDEVLVPDPGYTTFTMNAHMLGAVPVPYELAPAHGFEPDLDALEASVTDRTRVLLLNSPSNPLGSVVGAETVQRLLAFARRHDLWVISDEVYEYFTFGARHVSPASLDEDDRVFSVFSLSKTYAMTGVRVGYLVTPRGMAGTMRTVQEATVSCVAEPDQFAALAAIVGDHSAVQEARDHYRANLEVARQVLDAKGITYNDPEGAFYLWIDVAHATDGDVAAWAERFLLTERVAVAPGSAFGRAGEGWIRVCLAADPAVLREGLRRLPDPR, encoded by the coding sequence ATGCCATCGCTCGCGCCGCACATCAGCACCGTGCCCGACTCCGGCATCCGGCGGATCTACGAGCAGGCTCTGCTCCTCGACGACGCCATCATGCTCGTGGTCGGCGAGCCCGACGTGCCCGTGGCCCGGCACATCGGCGACGCGGCGCGGCGCGCGTGGACCGAGGACCGGACCAACTACACGCCGAACGGCGGGATCGCGCCACTGCGGCGGGCCCTCCAGGAGAAGCTGTCCCGCGAGAACCGGATCGACGCCGAGATCGAGCAGGTCTGGGTGACCGTCGGGGCGACCCAGGCCCTGCACCAGGCGATGGCACTGCTGCTCGCACCGGGCGACGAGGTCCTCGTGCCGGACCCCGGCTACACGACCTTCACCATGAACGCCCACATGCTCGGTGCGGTCCCGGTGCCGTACGAGCTTGCACCGGCGCACGGGTTCGAGCCGGACCTCGACGCCCTCGAGGCGAGCGTGACCGACCGCACGCGCGTGCTCCTGCTCAACTCGCCGTCGAACCCGCTCGGGTCGGTGGTCGGCGCGGAGACCGTGCAGCGGCTGCTCGCCTTCGCCCGTCGGCACGACCTCTGGGTCATCAGTGACGAGGTCTACGAGTACTTCACGTTCGGCGCGCGCCACGTCAGTCCCGCGTCCCTCGACGAGGACGACCGGGTGTTCAGCGTGTTCTCCCTGAGCAAGACGTACGCGATGACCGGCGTGCGCGTCGGGTACCTCGTCACGCCGAGGGGCATGGCGGGGACCATGCGGACGGTCCAGGAGGCCACGGTGAGCTGTGTCGCCGAACCCGACCAGTTCGCGGCCCTCGCGGCCATCGTCGGGGACCACTCGGCCGTCCAGGAGGCCCGTGACCACTACCGCGCGAACCTCGAGGTGGCGCGACAGGTCCTCGACGCGAAGGGCATCACGTACAACGACCCCGAGGGCGCGTTCTACCTGTGGATCGACGTCGCGCACGCGACCGACGGGGACGTCGCGGCATGGGCGGAGCGGTTCCTGCTGACGGAGCGCGTCGCGGTGGCGCCGGGTAGCGCGTTCGGGAGGGCCGGTGAGGGGTGGATCCGCGTGTGCCTGGCCGCGGACCCCGCGGTGCTCCGCGAGGGTCTCCGTCGTCTCCCGGACCCGCGCTGA
- a CDS encoding DUF1990 domain-containing protein encodes MTADGPGSAHAARAGADRDALTYAPEGGSLAPDLVTAPSAGYRARQDAAWIGRGRACHDRTVDAVLRWEIQERVGIRVEPEVRETQDHRETQDHRETQDHRETQDHREARDHREAREDPDGPRDPSRPGRPHPRLRAGDRAVLHIRAYGVTTHAPVRAVRVVDEETRGGFAYGTRRGHPESGEVAFLVEHRPDDTVWLVVRSFSRPANRLWALLWPFVQWKSRRTTARYLRVLAGGNDPTLGTMGG; translated from the coding sequence GTGACCGCCGACGGTCCGGGGAGCGCCCACGCCGCACGTGCCGGTGCTGACCGCGACGCCCTGACCTACGCGCCCGAGGGCGGATCGCTCGCCCCCGACCTGGTGACGGCCCCGTCAGCGGGGTACCGCGCGCGGCAGGACGCCGCGTGGATCGGGCGCGGTCGTGCCTGCCACGACCGCACGGTCGACGCCGTGCTCCGCTGGGAGATCCAGGAGCGCGTCGGGATCCGGGTGGAACCGGAGGTCCGGGAGACCCAGGACCACCGGGAGACCCAGGACCACCGGGAGACCCAGGACCACCGGGAGACCCAGGACCACCGGGAGGCCCGGGACCACCGGGAGGCCCGGGAGGACCCGGACGGTCCGCGCGACCCGTCCCGACCCGGGCGACCGCACCCGCGCCTCCGCGCCGGAGACCGTGCTGTCCTGCACATCCGCGCGTACGGCGTCACCACCCACGCGCCGGTCCGCGCCGTCCGCGTGGTCGACGAGGAGACCCGCGGCGGCTTCGCCTACGGCACCCGTCGCGGGCACCCCGAGTCGGGCGAGGTCGCGTTCCTCGTCGAGCACCGTCCCGATGACACGGTCTGGCTCGTCGTGCGGTCGTTCTCACGACCGGCGAACCGACTGTGGGCGCTGCTCTGGCCGTTCGTGCAGTGGAAGTCGCGGCGCACGACGGCGCGCTACCTGCGGGTCCTCGCCGGGGGGAACGATCCCACGCTCGGTACGATGGGCGGATGA
- the lepA gene encoding translation elongation factor 4, which translates to MSPQASAPLEPASTAAGAIRNFCIIAHIDHGKSTLADRMLQITGVVEERAMRAQYLDRMDIERERGITIKSQAVRMPWERDGQTFALNMIDTPGHVDFSYEVSRSLAACEGAILLVDAAQGIEAQTLANLYLALENDLEIIPVLNKIDLPAAEPDKYAAELAQLIGGDPADVLRVSGKTGVGVAELLDRVVERIPAPVGRLDAEPRAMIFDSVYDSYRGVVTYVRMVDGRISPREKIQMMSTRTTHEILEIGVSSPEPVPTKGLAVGEVGYLITGVKDVRQSKVGDTVTSAARPATQALAGYTDPKPMVFSGLYPIDGSDYPDLREALDKLKLSDAALVYEPETSVALGFGFRCGFLGLLHLEIITERLSREFGLDLITTAPSVVYEVTTEDKKTVEVTNPSEFPSGKIASVKEPVVRAAILAPKDYVGAIMDLCQSRRGTMLGMEYLGEDRVELRYSMPLGEIVFDFFDQLKSRTQGYASLDYEPMGDQEADLVKVDILLQGDQVDAFSAIVHRDKAYAYGVLMTGRLRELIPRQQFEVPIQAAIGARIIARESIRAMRKDVLAKCYGGDITRKRKLLEKQKEGKKRMKMVGRVEVPQEAFIAALSGDTEAKDAKKK; encoded by the coding sequence GTGAGCCCACAAGCATCCGCACCACTCGAACCCGCGTCGACGGCGGCCGGGGCGATCCGCAACTTCTGCATCATCGCCCACATCGACCACGGCAAGTCGACGCTGGCCGACCGCATGCTGCAGATCACCGGCGTCGTCGAGGAGCGTGCGATGCGGGCGCAGTACCTCGACCGGATGGACATCGAGCGCGAGCGCGGGATCACCATCAAGTCGCAGGCCGTGCGCATGCCGTGGGAGCGTGACGGCCAGACGTTCGCCCTGAACATGATCGACACTCCGGGCCACGTCGACTTCTCGTACGAGGTGTCGCGGTCGCTCGCCGCGTGCGAGGGCGCGATCCTGCTCGTCGACGCCGCCCAGGGGATCGAGGCGCAGACCCTGGCCAACCTGTACCTCGCGCTCGAGAACGACCTCGAGATCATCCCGGTCCTCAACAAGATCGACCTGCCCGCCGCGGAGCCGGACAAGTACGCCGCCGAGCTGGCGCAGCTCATCGGCGGCGACCCGGCCGACGTCCTGCGCGTGAGCGGCAAGACCGGCGTGGGCGTGGCGGAGCTGCTCGACCGGGTCGTCGAACGCATCCCGGCGCCGGTCGGTCGCCTGGACGCCGAGCCGCGGGCGATGATCTTCGACTCGGTCTACGACAGCTACCGCGGTGTCGTCACCTACGTGCGCATGGTCGACGGGCGGATCAGCCCCCGCGAGAAGATCCAGATGATGTCGACCCGCACCACCCACGAGATCCTCGAGATCGGGGTGTCGAGCCCGGAGCCGGTACCGACGAAGGGCCTGGCGGTCGGCGAGGTCGGGTACCTCATCACCGGCGTCAAGGACGTCCGGCAGTCCAAGGTCGGCGACACCGTCACGAGCGCCGCGAGGCCCGCCACCCAGGCGCTGGCCGGGTACACCGACCCGAAGCCGATGGTGTTCTCGGGGCTGTACCCGATCGACGGCAGCGATTACCCGGACCTGCGCGAGGCACTCGACAAACTGAAGCTGTCCGACGCCGCACTCGTCTACGAACCCGAGACCTCGGTCGCGCTCGGCTTCGGGTTCCGCTGCGGGTTCCTCGGGCTGTTGCACCTCGAGATCATCACGGAGCGGCTGTCCCGCGAGTTCGGACTCGACCTCATCACCACCGCGCCGAGTGTGGTCTACGAGGTCACGACCGAGGACAAGAAGACCGTCGAGGTCACGAACCCGTCGGAGTTCCCGTCGGGCAAGATCGCCAGCGTCAAGGAGCCCGTCGTCCGCGCGGCGATCCTGGCGCCGAAGGACTACGTGGGCGCGATCATGGACCTGTGCCAGTCGCGCCGCGGCACGATGCTCGGCATGGAGTACCTCGGCGAGGACCGCGTCGAGCTCCGGTACTCGATGCCGCTCGGTGAGATCGTGTTCGACTTCTTCGACCAGTTGAAGAGCCGCACGCAGGGGTACGCGAGCCTCGACTACGAGCCCATGGGGGACCAGGAGGCCGACCTCGTCAAGGTGGACATCCTGCTCCAGGGAGACCAGGTCGACGCCTTCAGCGCGATCGTCCACCGGGACAAGGCGTACGCGTACGGCGTGCTCATGACCGGTCGCCTGCGCGAACTCATCCCGCGGCAGCAGTTCGAGGTCCCGATCCAGGCCGCGATCGGTGCGCGCATCATCGCGCGCGAATCGATCCGTGCCATGCGCAAGGACGTCCTGGCGAAGTGCTACGGCGGTGACATCACCCGCAAGCGCAAGCTCCTCGAGAAGCAGAAGGAGGGCAAGAAGCGCATGAAGATGGTGGGTCGCGTCGAGGTCCCGCAAGAGGCGTTCATCGCTGCGCTCTCCGGTGACACCGAGGCCAAGGACGCCAAGAAGAAGTGA
- a CDS encoding DUF1990 domain-containing protein → MSTRGSHRPTALTYGAVGATQAPDLMTYPPEGFTPSESRTRIGHGDQRFETAWVQTLTWQIQERSGIRVRVEDVPDDDEVGYTPVEFDDEGRPVTPASIGGGTTERFAPDGTPLLTAGTTATLTIHAYGRVVHAPVRVVSVIDEPDRKGFAYGTLEGHPVSGEESFVVERTTDGSVWLQVRQFSQPSSRGWRFLGPFLRRQQRRLAQAYLQALLGSD, encoded by the coding sequence ATGAGCACCCGCGGCAGCCACCGCCCCACCGCCCTGACCTACGGCGCCGTCGGGGCGACCCAGGCGCCGGACCTCATGACCTACCCGCCCGAGGGGTTCACGCCGAGCGAGTCCCGCACGCGCATCGGCCACGGCGACCAGCGGTTCGAGACGGCGTGGGTCCAGACCCTGACCTGGCAGATCCAAGAGCGCAGCGGCATCCGGGTCCGTGTGGAGGACGTCCCCGACGACGACGAGGTCGGCTACACCCCCGTCGAGTTCGACGACGAGGGTCGTCCGGTCACACCGGCCTCGATCGGCGGCGGGACGACCGAGCGGTTCGCGCCGGACGGTACGCCGTTGCTGACCGCGGGGACGACCGCGACGCTGACGATCCACGCGTACGGGCGGGTCGTGCACGCCCCGGTCCGCGTCGTCTCGGTGATCGACGAACCGGACCGCAAGGGCTTCGCGTACGGCACGCTCGAGGGGCACCCGGTGTCGGGCGAGGAGTCCTTCGTCGTCGAGCGCACCACGGACGGCTCGGTGTGGCTGCAGGTGCGGCAGTTCTCGCAGCCGTCGTCGCGCGGGTGGCGGTTCCTCGGCCCGTTCCTCCGACGCCAGCAGCGGCGACTCGCCCAGGCCTACCTGCAGGCATTGCTCGGTTCCGACTGA
- the rpsT gene encoding 30S ribosomal protein S20: MANIKSQMKRIKTNLKAQERNKAYKSELKTYIRHTNEAIAAGDKDKAAAALVVATKKLDKAVSKGVIHKNQAANRKSAISKKVAAL; encoded by the coding sequence ATGGCGAACATCAAGTCGCAGATGAAGCGCATCAAGACCAACCTGAAGGCCCAGGAGCGCAACAAGGCCTACAAGAGCGAGCTCAAGACGTACATCCGCCACACGAACGAGGCCATCGCCGCCGGCGACAAGGACAAGGCCGCCGCCGCCCTCGTCGTCGCGACGAAGAAGCTCGACAAGGCCGTGAGCAAGGGCGTCATCCACAAGAACCAGGCCGCGAACCGCAAGTCCGCGATCTCGAAGAAGGTCGCCGCGCTCTGA